The proteins below are encoded in one region of Drosophila virilis strain 15010-1051.87 chromosome 6, Dvir_AGI_RSII-ME, whole genome shotgun sequence:
- the rho-5 gene encoding inactive rhomboid protein 1 isoform X2, with the protein MHPIRSDLSSGASNQRRNGNGNGNDCNAIVAGNACAGRRKSVNYQPQLSLKANGDEPIGSPAGRFSPHPNEIFLAQSGKLTIPLAKFDDSLINGCLPPPSPAPNSDCLPSDLSQAHAQTQSNFQTKIGLNTNSSGNQMQQLNLNQFQQQQQGHAQGYPLSSSNSTSSLCTNNSGSTQSQPAESSSGIHHKHGKYSLHPLHPRAMSPNSKYRLERYRDPAQKVKLIEAMNLLSPGLAPATATTQSATSTRYFMPPKMVECDAYNGYLGSTVHTPVKRYVPTPPPASDIYTDSGLGPTRTATGTATTCAATPPLSSQYVNIPYNYRAKCCHNEHIESGQAQGSYSKNAQTYNVHNVPSSSAATSSNSNPCPCPSPSPASSGSLSITFPAPGTSICPPIVSTGKNIGSCNKLRSNMESARINHPDEAESIIVIQSSALGQSEGQRQVPAQVQVQVQGQDMAGTCLHCNTTRRTTGVHQTTQTTGPISPVPLAMPMAMPVPVTSTDLAKLKHQHDQEMMAHENASATIEGSDLSSTIAFQRQQQQQQVYPVAHLANSPRLQQQQQHVMPQQQQQQQALRYSCKKRIIIYMRREVARFFGVETSTETADFALWYGRHRRLAIRRFGPLNTSSELDYNMPMPIDNRDNGNNAEAIGYHATDRPDILPAQDAQNVDMALHATGSCRWRKCYAGSDFSAGEFVERKASVAHMLMTGVSYLISMFNVRPTKNGHGRLGKRFHHRQWSRSFAPIHVHGRGVDSMDHGEDMDAECSMGIANSLAALIDDEVFFDSPCDASSTSSANEDGETNKQPPTDAVGLGLGVGVGGEGGVGVYMASERHHNGWRTSALNGGNGGNGDMHLIADAHQIHQVNHIHMSGSSGQGHSVLRTSNSTTNSSTTNRGNRIAAQLLDGVLENSRRPQTQHIKYFSVNDLDDRTDHRPFFTYWINTVQIVVLFLSIICYGIAPIGFGTEQKTGQVLVTSLSLQTVQHIEQRNLWIGPRNNDLVHMGAKFAACMRRDIKIMEVVAKTRRQERETACCIRNDDSGCVQSSQADCSIRGLYPTKSISTWKKWSPGESGPGGRISGSVCGLDPKFCDAPASIAPYEWPDDITKWPICRKTNSFSQRYRYKDHTAEHMVCEVIGHPCCTGLYGECRITTREYCDFVNGYFHEEASLCSQISCLNNVCGMFPFISVEIPDQIYRLLTSLCMHAGILHLAITLIFQYLFLADLERLIGTLRTAVVYIMSGLAGNLTSAVLVPHRPEVGPSASLCGVVSSLAALLIWIHWKNVHKPYVALFKLLLLSTVLFGIGTLPYQLNFAGLLAGVACGTFLTISLVPFATFTKYGRRKKINLIWTCILFHLFVYATLITTFYIYPSEFSTFSFVDDIFGSNGNGNSYIGATNSNIGHQNGET; encoded by the exons ATGCATCCAATTCGTAGCGATCTTTCGAGTGGTGCTAGCAACCAGCGccgaaatggaaatggaaatggaaatgattGCAATGCTATAGTTGCCGGGAATGCGTGTGCCGGTCGTAGGAAATCGGTTAATTATCAGCCGCAACTATCGCTTAAGGCGAACGGAGATGAACCGATTGGGTCACCAGCTGGTCGCTTTAGTCCGCATCCAAATGAGATATTCCTGGCGCAGTCGGGCAAACTAACCATACCGTTGGCCAAATTTGATGATTCGCTAATAAACGGCTgcttgccgccgccgtcgcctgCGCCAAATAGCGATTGTTTGCCCTCGGATCTAAGTCAGGCCCACGCTCAAACCCAATCGAATTTTCAAACCAAAATTGGCCTTAACACGAACAGCAGCGGAAATCAGATGCAGCAGCTGAATCTGAACCAatttcagcaacagcaacagggcCACGCTCAAGGCTATCCGTTGTCATCCTCGAACTCGACCTCGTCGCTATGCACAAACAATTCGGGAAGCACGCAGTCGCAGCCGGCGGAGAGCTCGTCCGGCATCCATCATAAGCATGGCAAATATAGCCTGCATCCACTGCATCCACGTGCAATGTCGCCCAACTCGAAATATCGCCTGGAGCGCTACCGAGATCCGGCTCAAAAGGTGAAACTAATCGAAGCAATGAATCTATTATCGCCGGGACTTGCACCCGCAACGGCGACAACTCAAAGTGCAACCTCGACACGTTATTTTATGCCACCCAAAATGGTGGAATGTGATGCATACAACGGTTATTTGGGCTCCACGGTGCACACGCCGGTCAAACGGTATGTCCCGACGCCGCCTCCGGCGAGTGATATATACACGGATTCAGGGCTCGGCCCAACAAGGACAGCAACAGGTACGGCAACAACATGCGCTGCCACGCCTCCGCTGTCATCGCAATACGTGAATATTCCGTATAATTATCGTGCCAAATGCTGTCACAATGAACATATTGAGTCTGGGCAGGCTCAGGGAAGCTATTCGAAGAACGCACAAACCTATAATGTGCACAATGtgccatcatcatcagccGCCACATCTTCCAACTCGAatccatgcccatgcccatcgCCTTCGCCTGCCTCATCTGGCTCATTATCCATAACATTTCCTGCACCAGGCACCAGCATCTGCCCGCCCATTGTGAGCACGGGAAAAAACATTGGATCGTGCAACAAGTTGCGATCTAATATGGAAAGTGCACGCATCAACCATCCGGATGAGGCCGAGTCCATTATAGTCATACAGTCTTCGGCATTGGGTCAGAGTGAGGGCCAGCGACAGGTGCCAGCTCAGGTGCAGGTGCAGGTGCAGGGTCAGGACATGGCTGGCACCTGTTTGCATTGCAATACCACGCGTCGGACAACCGGTGTGCATCAGACAACACAAACAACTGGTCCAATCAGTCCCGTGCCCCTGGCCATGCCCATGGCCATGCCCGTGCCCGTAACATCAACGGATCTGGCCAAGCTGAAGCATCAGCATGATCAGGAAATGATGGCACACGAGAATGCCAGCGCCACAATCGAGGGCTCCGATCTGTCTAGCACAATAGCATTCCAacgtcagcagcaacagcagcaggtaTATCCAGTTGCCCACTTGGCCAATTCGCCtcgcctgcagcagcagcagcaacatgtcatgccgcagcagcaacaacagcagcaggcccTTCGGTATTCCTGCAAGAAACGCATCATTATTTATATGCGACGCGAGGTTGCGCGTTTCTTTGGCGTGGAGACCAGCACGGAGACTGCGGACTTTGCCCTCTGGTACGGACGCCATCGACGTCTGGCAATTCGACGCTTTGGGCCATTGAACACAAGCTCGGAATTGGACTACAATATGCCCATGCCAATTGACAATCGTGATAATGGAAACAATGCGGAAGCAATTGGCTACCATGCAACGGATCGGCCCGATATCCTGCCCGCTCAGGATGCCCAAAATGTGGATATGGCGCTGCATGCCACCGGTAGCTGCAGATGGCGCAAATGCTATGCGGGTAGCGATTTCAGTGCGGGCGAATTTGTGGAGCGCAAGGCATCGGTAGCTCACATGCTGATGACAGGTGTTAGCTACCTGATAAGCATGTTCAATGTGCGACCCACAAAGAATGGACATGGCCGCCTTGGTAAGCGATTCCATCATCGGCAATGGTCACGCAGCTTTGCGCCGATCCATGTGCACGGCCGGGGCGTGGATTCCATGGATCATGGCGAGGACATGGACGCCGAGTGCAGCATGGGCATTGCCAATAGTCTGGCTGCACTGATCGATGACGAGGTCTTCTTCGATAGTCCATGCGATGCGTCGTCCACCTCATCGGCAAATGAGGACGgcgaaacaaacaaacagccgCCAACAGATGCAGTCGGCTTGGGACTGGGCGTCGGAGTCGGAGGCGAGGGCGGCGTTGGCGTCTATATGGCGTCTGAAAGGCATCACAATGGTTGGCGCACCTCGGCTCTAAATGGTGGCAACGGGGGTAACGGGGATATGCATTTGATAGCCGATGCACATCAAATACACCAGGTGAACCATATTCATATGAGCGGCAGCTCGGGACAAGGCCACTCCGTGCTGCGCACATCCAATTCGACAACTAATTCTTCAACCACCAATCGTGGCAATCGTATAGCTGCCCAGCTGCTGGATGGCGTTCTGGAGAACTCGAGACGCCCCCAGACGCAGCATATCAAATACTTTTCGGTCAATGATCTGGACGATCGCACGGATCATCGACCATTCTTCACATACTGGATAAATACGGTACAAATTGTCGTACTGTTTTTATCGATCATTTGCTACGGCATCGCACCAATTGGTTTCGGTACCGAACAGAAAACCGGACAGGTGCTGGTGACCAGCCTAAGCCTGCAGACGGTACAGCACATCGAGCAGCGCAATCTCTGGATTGGTCCACGCAATAATGACCTGGTTCATATGGGTGCAAAATTTGCGGCATGCATGCGGCGCGACATTAAGATCATGGAGGTGGTGGCAAAAACCAGAAGGCAGGAACGTGAAACGGCTTGCTGCATACGGAACGATGACTCCGGCTGCGTTCAGAGCTCCCAGGCGGATTGTTCCATACGGGGTCTCTATCCTACG AAATCAATATCGACTTGGAAAAAGTGGTCACCCGGTGAGTCTGGGCCTGGCGGGCGGATTTCAGGATCTGTGTGCGGCTTAGATCCAAAATTTTGCGATGCACCCGCATCCATAGCGCCATACGAGTGGCCCGATGACATAACCAAGTGGCCCATTTGCCGGAAAACAAACTCATTCTCGCAGCGCTACCGCTACAAAGATCACACGGCTGAGCATATGGTATGTGAAGTAATTGGCCATCCTTGCTGTACAGGACTCTATGGTGAATGCAGAATAACAACCCGCGAATATTGTGATTTCGTTAATGGATATTTTCATGAGGAAGCTTCACTCTGTTCACAA ATTTCCTGCTTAAATAACGTTTGTGGCATGTTCCCATTTATCTCAGTGGAAATTCCAGATCAGATTTATAGACTTTTGACATCGCTATGCATGCATGCTGGCATTTTGCATCTGGCAATTACACTTATATTTCAGTATTTATTTCTTGCCGACTTGGAGAGATTAATCGGAACCTTGCGAACTGCCGTGGTATATATTATGTCGGGCTTGGCTGGAAATCTTACCAGTGCTGTTCTGGTACCCCATCGACCTGAG GTGGGACCTTCAGCCTCGCTCTGTGGTGTGGTATCCTCGCTGGCTGCCCTGCTTATATGGATCCACTGGAAAAATGTACACAAGCCATATGTGGCATTGTTCAAACTATTGCTATTGTCCACAGTTCTATTCGGGATCGGCACATTACCATATCAGCTGAACTTTGCTGGTCTGCTAGCTGGAGTTGCTTGTGGCACGTTTTTAACAATATCCTTGGTGCCGTTTGCCACTTTCACGAAATACGGACGCAGAAAAAAG ATAAATCTGATTTGGACATGCATACTGTTTCATCTGTTTGTATACGCAACTTTAATAACAACGTTTTACATCTATCCCAGCGAATTTAGTACATTTAGTTTTGTGGATGATATATTCGGTAGTAATGGTAACGGTAACAGCTACATTGGTGCCACGAATAGCAATATTGGACACCAGAATGGCGAG ACATAA
- the Gar1 gene encoding probable H/ACA ribonucleoprotein complex subunit 1 yields MAFGRPRGSGGRGSRGGGGGGRGGGGFSKFGGGFNKGGGRGTFDQGPPERVIALGNFSYACQNDLVCKVDIDDVPYFNAPIFLENKEQIGKIDEIFGTVRDYSVSIKLSDNIFANSFKPNQQLFIDPGKLLPISRFLPKPPQPKGAKKKGGPSGGGVRGRGGGMGRGGRGGGGFRGGSSRGGGGGGGGFNRGRGGGGGGGGGGFNRSRGGAGGGGGRGRW; encoded by the exons ATGGCTTTTGGACGCCCTCGTGGTTCTGGTGGCAGAG gTTCTCGCGGAGGTGGTGGAGGTGGACGCGGCGGTGGTGGATTCAGCAAGTTCGGCGGAGGATTTAATAAAGGCGGAGGTCGGGGTACCTTTGATCAGGGCCCGCCCGAGCGTGTGATTGCATTGGGCAACTTTAGCTATGCATGCCAGAACGATCTAGTTTGTAAAGTAGATATAGATGATGTACCATATTTCAATGCCCCAATATTCCTCGAAAATAAGGAGCAGATCGGAAaaattgatgaaatttttGGCACAGTTCGGGACTACTCCGTCTCCATTAAACTTTCtgataatatatttgcaaatagTTTTAAGCCGAACCAACAGTTGTTTATTGATCCTGGAAAATTACTGCCAATTTCAAGATTTCTACCAAAGCCACCACAACCAAAAGGTGCTAAAAAGAAGGGTGGCCCTAGTGGTGGAGGAGTAAGGGGGCGTGGAGGCGGAATGG GACGTGGTGGACGCGGCGGCGGTGGCTTTAGAGGAGGGTCAAgccgaggaggaggaggaggcggcggtGGATTTAATAGAGGACGTggtggaggcggcggcggcggcggtggtggatTTAATAGAAGCCGTGGTGGCGCCGGTGGCGGAGGCGGGCGCGGCCGTTGGTAG
- the yellow-h gene encoding dopaminechrome tautomerase, whose product MKSFFFALVSFLSIIGLQYLSTRAYVSAEFEQSAFNGSIPSFEIVHEWKYLDFEYPTFVERQLAIKNGDFVPRNNLPLGIDIYRSRLFITTPRWKDGVPASLVTVPYPTQEISPALKPYPSWQAHSSPNNPDCSKLISVYRTAVDAKCNRLWLIDSGIVNATISLNQICPPKIVAFDLDTDEMIVRYELPASQTKQDSLHSNIVVDVRNKDCQNAHVFVTDVWRFGIVVYSLAKHRSWRVTNYNFSPNPTAADFNIHGLNFQWLDGVFGMSLSQGPKRNDRVLYFHPMASYKEFMVPIDILLNESLWTNGTIDTSKLFISIGDRGFNGQSSTSGIARNGVMFFTQVHRDNIGCWDTTKPYSRSNLGILLDANKFPTLIQFPNDLKVDHEESQGLWVMSNRLPTYLYSQLDYGDINFRILRTDVESIIAKTICNPLYESASKQKFAIVSIEEGQCY is encoded by the exons ATGaagtcgtttttttttgcattagtTAGCTTTCTTTCGATCATTGGCCTTCAATACCTTTCAACTCGTGCCTATGTATCTGCCGAGTTCGAACAATCTGCGTTTAACGGGTCTATTCCCTCATTTGAGATTGTCCATGAGTGGAAGTATTTGGATTTTGAATATCCCACCTTTGTTGAGAGGCAGCTGGCGATAAAAAATGG CGATTTTGTGCCGCGAAACAATTTACCTTTGGGTATTGATATATATCGGAGTCGACTGTTTATAACGACACCGCGCTGGAAAGACGGCGTCCCAGCGAGTTTGGTCACCGTGCCATATCCGACACAGGAGATAAGCCCGGCATTGAAGCCGTATCCGTCCTGGCAGGCACACAGCAGCCCCAACAATCCCGACTGTTCCAAGCTAATATCCGTTTATCGCACAGCAGTCGATGCGAAATGCAACCGGCTCTGGCTTATAGATTCCGGGATTGTGAATGCTACAATAAGTTTAAATCAGATATGTCCGCCAAAAATTGTGGCCTTTGATCTGGACACAGATGAGATGATTGTCCGGTATGAGCTGCCCGCCTCTCAGACTAAACAGGACTCGTTACACTCGAATATTGTCGTAGATGTCAGGAATAAGGATTGCCAGAACGCGCACGTTTTTGTCACAGATGTCTGGCGCTTTGGCATTGTTGTCTATAGCCTGGCGAAGCACAGGAGCTGGCGTGTGACTAACTACAATTTTTCACCCAATCCAACAGCGGCAGATTTCAATATCCATGGCCTGAATTTTCAGTGGTTGGATGGCGTCTTCGGCATGAGTCTCTCCCAGGGACCCAAGCGAAATGATCGTGTGCTATACTTTCACCCAATGGCTAGCTACAAG gaaTTTATGGTTCCGATAGACATACTATTAAATGAATCTCTTTGGACCAATGGCACAATAGATACGTCCAAACTTTTTATTTCGATTGGCGATCGCGGATTCAACGGTCAATCTTCGACATCTGGAATCGCCAGAAATGGTGTAATGTTCTTTACCCAAGTACATCGGGATAACATCGGTTGTTGGGATACAACTAAACCATACTCTCGATCAAATTTGGGAATACTCCTCGATGCTAACAAATTCCCGACCTTGATTCAATTTCCCAACGATTTAAAAGTGGACCACGAGGAGAGTCAAGGTCTTTGGGTAATGAGCAATCGGTTGCCAACCTATTTATATAGCCAGCTAGATTACGGGGATATCAACTTTCGAATTTTAAGAACCGACGTAGAGAGCATTATCGCCAAAACGATATGTAATCCGTTGTACGAATCGGCCAGCAAGCAAAAATTCGCTATTGTGTCAATAGAAGAGGGTCAATGTTATTAA
- the rho-5 gene encoding inactive rhomboid protein 1 isoform X1, whose amino-acid sequence MHPIRSDLSSGASNQRRNGNGNGNDCNAIVAGNACAGRRKSVNYQPQLSLKANGDEPIGSPAGRFSPHPNEIFLAQSGKLTIPLAKFDDSLINGCLPPPSPAPNSDCLPSDLSQAHAQTQSNFQTKIGLNTNSSGNQMQQLNLNQFQQQQQGHAQGYPLSSSNSTSSLCTNNSGSTQSQPAESSSGIHHKHGKYSLHPLHPRAMSPNSKYRLERYRDPAQKVKLIEAMNLLSPGLAPATATTQSATSTRYFMPPKMVECDAYNGYLGSTVHTPVKRYVPTPPPASDIYTDSGLGPTRTATGTATTCAATPPLSSQYVNIPYNYRAKCCHNEHIESGQAQGSYSKNAQTYNVHNVPSSSAATSSNSNPCPCPSPSPASSGSLSITFPAPGTSICPPIVSTGKNIGSCNKLRSNMESARINHPDEAESIIVIQSSALGQSEGQRQVPAQVQVQVQGQDMAGTCLHCNTTRRTTGVHQTTQTTGPISPVPLAMPMAMPVPVTSTDLAKLKHQHDQEMMAHENASATIEGSDLSSTIAFQRQQQQQQVYPVAHLANSPRLQQQQQHVMPQQQQQQQALRYSCKKRIIIYMRREVARFFGVETSTETADFALWYGRHRRLAIRRFGPLNTSSELDYNMPMPIDNRDNGNNAEAIGYHATDRPDILPAQDAQNVDMALHATGSCRWRKCYAGSDFSAGEFVERKASVAHMLMTGVSYLISMFNVRPTKNGHGRLGKRFHHRQWSRSFAPIHVHGRGVDSMDHGEDMDAECSMGIANSLAALIDDEVFFDSPCDASSTSSANEDGETNKQPPTDAVGLGLGVGVGGEGGVGVYMASERHHNGWRTSALNGGNGGNGDMHLIADAHQIHQVNHIHMSGSSGQGHSVLRTSNSTTNSSTTNRGNRIAAQLLDGVLENSRRPQTQHIKYFSVNDLDDRTDHRPFFTYWINTVQIVVLFLSIICYGIAPIGFGTEQKTGQVLVTSLSLQTVQHIEQRNLWIGPRNNDLVHMGAKFAACMRRDIKIMEVVAKTRRQERETACCIRNDDSGCVQSSQADCSIRGLYPTKSISTWKKWSPGESGPGGRISGSVCGLDPKFCDAPASIAPYEWPDDITKWPICRKTNSFSQRYRYKDHTAEHMVCEVIGHPCCTGLYGECRITTREYCDFVNGYFHEEASLCSQISCLNNVCGMFPFISVEIPDQIYRLLTSLCMHAGILHLAITLIFQYLFLADLERLIGTLRTAVVYIMSGLAGNLTSAVLVPHRPEVGPSASLCGVVSSLAALLIWIHWKNVHKPYVALFKLLLLSTVLFGIGTLPYQLNFAGLLAGVACGTFLTISLVPFATFTKYGRRKKINLIWTCILFHLFVYATLITTFYIYPSEFSTFSFVDDIFGSNGNGNSYIGATNSNIGHQNGEVSSTPRRYSQTQKPQYNYHHQSEDIIRNAFPEGNIISHIYPETQRQKNIQLWQEYTRSFRYNSNYSDRIYNNIANAIVGNKDTLASYGPGRILNMNKKNNSRISEKAVNAMQLNHKNIENMNDTNFKGL is encoded by the exons ATGCATCCAATTCGTAGCGATCTTTCGAGTGGTGCTAGCAACCAGCGccgaaatggaaatggaaatggaaatgattGCAATGCTATAGTTGCCGGGAATGCGTGTGCCGGTCGTAGGAAATCGGTTAATTATCAGCCGCAACTATCGCTTAAGGCGAACGGAGATGAACCGATTGGGTCACCAGCTGGTCGCTTTAGTCCGCATCCAAATGAGATATTCCTGGCGCAGTCGGGCAAACTAACCATACCGTTGGCCAAATTTGATGATTCGCTAATAAACGGCTgcttgccgccgccgtcgcctgCGCCAAATAGCGATTGTTTGCCCTCGGATCTAAGTCAGGCCCACGCTCAAACCCAATCGAATTTTCAAACCAAAATTGGCCTTAACACGAACAGCAGCGGAAATCAGATGCAGCAGCTGAATCTGAACCAatttcagcaacagcaacagggcCACGCTCAAGGCTATCCGTTGTCATCCTCGAACTCGACCTCGTCGCTATGCACAAACAATTCGGGAAGCACGCAGTCGCAGCCGGCGGAGAGCTCGTCCGGCATCCATCATAAGCATGGCAAATATAGCCTGCATCCACTGCATCCACGTGCAATGTCGCCCAACTCGAAATATCGCCTGGAGCGCTACCGAGATCCGGCTCAAAAGGTGAAACTAATCGAAGCAATGAATCTATTATCGCCGGGACTTGCACCCGCAACGGCGACAACTCAAAGTGCAACCTCGACACGTTATTTTATGCCACCCAAAATGGTGGAATGTGATGCATACAACGGTTATTTGGGCTCCACGGTGCACACGCCGGTCAAACGGTATGTCCCGACGCCGCCTCCGGCGAGTGATATATACACGGATTCAGGGCTCGGCCCAACAAGGACAGCAACAGGTACGGCAACAACATGCGCTGCCACGCCTCCGCTGTCATCGCAATACGTGAATATTCCGTATAATTATCGTGCCAAATGCTGTCACAATGAACATATTGAGTCTGGGCAGGCTCAGGGAAGCTATTCGAAGAACGCACAAACCTATAATGTGCACAATGtgccatcatcatcagccGCCACATCTTCCAACTCGAatccatgcccatgcccatcgCCTTCGCCTGCCTCATCTGGCTCATTATCCATAACATTTCCTGCACCAGGCACCAGCATCTGCCCGCCCATTGTGAGCACGGGAAAAAACATTGGATCGTGCAACAAGTTGCGATCTAATATGGAAAGTGCACGCATCAACCATCCGGATGAGGCCGAGTCCATTATAGTCATACAGTCTTCGGCATTGGGTCAGAGTGAGGGCCAGCGACAGGTGCCAGCTCAGGTGCAGGTGCAGGTGCAGGGTCAGGACATGGCTGGCACCTGTTTGCATTGCAATACCACGCGTCGGACAACCGGTGTGCATCAGACAACACAAACAACTGGTCCAATCAGTCCCGTGCCCCTGGCCATGCCCATGGCCATGCCCGTGCCCGTAACATCAACGGATCTGGCCAAGCTGAAGCATCAGCATGATCAGGAAATGATGGCACACGAGAATGCCAGCGCCACAATCGAGGGCTCCGATCTGTCTAGCACAATAGCATTCCAacgtcagcagcaacagcagcaggtaTATCCAGTTGCCCACTTGGCCAATTCGCCtcgcctgcagcagcagcagcaacatgtcatgccgcagcagcaacaacagcagcaggcccTTCGGTATTCCTGCAAGAAACGCATCATTATTTATATGCGACGCGAGGTTGCGCGTTTCTTTGGCGTGGAGACCAGCACGGAGACTGCGGACTTTGCCCTCTGGTACGGACGCCATCGACGTCTGGCAATTCGACGCTTTGGGCCATTGAACACAAGCTCGGAATTGGACTACAATATGCCCATGCCAATTGACAATCGTGATAATGGAAACAATGCGGAAGCAATTGGCTACCATGCAACGGATCGGCCCGATATCCTGCCCGCTCAGGATGCCCAAAATGTGGATATGGCGCTGCATGCCACCGGTAGCTGCAGATGGCGCAAATGCTATGCGGGTAGCGATTTCAGTGCGGGCGAATTTGTGGAGCGCAAGGCATCGGTAGCTCACATGCTGATGACAGGTGTTAGCTACCTGATAAGCATGTTCAATGTGCGACCCACAAAGAATGGACATGGCCGCCTTGGTAAGCGATTCCATCATCGGCAATGGTCACGCAGCTTTGCGCCGATCCATGTGCACGGCCGGGGCGTGGATTCCATGGATCATGGCGAGGACATGGACGCCGAGTGCAGCATGGGCATTGCCAATAGTCTGGCTGCACTGATCGATGACGAGGTCTTCTTCGATAGTCCATGCGATGCGTCGTCCACCTCATCGGCAAATGAGGACGgcgaaacaaacaaacagccgCCAACAGATGCAGTCGGCTTGGGACTGGGCGTCGGAGTCGGAGGCGAGGGCGGCGTTGGCGTCTATATGGCGTCTGAAAGGCATCACAATGGTTGGCGCACCTCGGCTCTAAATGGTGGCAACGGGGGTAACGGGGATATGCATTTGATAGCCGATGCACATCAAATACACCAGGTGAACCATATTCATATGAGCGGCAGCTCGGGACAAGGCCACTCCGTGCTGCGCACATCCAATTCGACAACTAATTCTTCAACCACCAATCGTGGCAATCGTATAGCTGCCCAGCTGCTGGATGGCGTTCTGGAGAACTCGAGACGCCCCCAGACGCAGCATATCAAATACTTTTCGGTCAATGATCTGGACGATCGCACGGATCATCGACCATTCTTCACATACTGGATAAATACGGTACAAATTGTCGTACTGTTTTTATCGATCATTTGCTACGGCATCGCACCAATTGGTTTCGGTACCGAACAGAAAACCGGACAGGTGCTGGTGACCAGCCTAAGCCTGCAGACGGTACAGCACATCGAGCAGCGCAATCTCTGGATTGGTCCACGCAATAATGACCTGGTTCATATGGGTGCAAAATTTGCGGCATGCATGCGGCGCGACATTAAGATCATGGAGGTGGTGGCAAAAACCAGAAGGCAGGAACGTGAAACGGCTTGCTGCATACGGAACGATGACTCCGGCTGCGTTCAGAGCTCCCAGGCGGATTGTTCCATACGGGGTCTCTATCCTACG AAATCAATATCGACTTGGAAAAAGTGGTCACCCGGTGAGTCTGGGCCTGGCGGGCGGATTTCAGGATCTGTGTGCGGCTTAGATCCAAAATTTTGCGATGCACCCGCATCCATAGCGCCATACGAGTGGCCCGATGACATAACCAAGTGGCCCATTTGCCGGAAAACAAACTCATTCTCGCAGCGCTACCGCTACAAAGATCACACGGCTGAGCATATGGTATGTGAAGTAATTGGCCATCCTTGCTGTACAGGACTCTATGGTGAATGCAGAATAACAACCCGCGAATATTGTGATTTCGTTAATGGATATTTTCATGAGGAAGCTTCACTCTGTTCACAA ATTTCCTGCTTAAATAACGTTTGTGGCATGTTCCCATTTATCTCAGTGGAAATTCCAGATCAGATTTATAGACTTTTGACATCGCTATGCATGCATGCTGGCATTTTGCATCTGGCAATTACACTTATATTTCAGTATTTATTTCTTGCCGACTTGGAGAGATTAATCGGAACCTTGCGAACTGCCGTGGTATATATTATGTCGGGCTTGGCTGGAAATCTTACCAGTGCTGTTCTGGTACCCCATCGACCTGAG GTGGGACCTTCAGCCTCGCTCTGTGGTGTGGTATCCTCGCTGGCTGCCCTGCTTATATGGATCCACTGGAAAAATGTACACAAGCCATATGTGGCATTGTTCAAACTATTGCTATTGTCCACAGTTCTATTCGGGATCGGCACATTACCATATCAGCTGAACTTTGCTGGTCTGCTAGCTGGAGTTGCTTGTGGCACGTTTTTAACAATATCCTTGGTGCCGTTTGCCACTTTCACGAAATACGGACGCAGAAAAAAG ATAAATCTGATTTGGACATGCATACTGTTTCATCTGTTTGTATACGCAACTTTAATAACAACGTTTTACATCTATCCCAGCGAATTTAGTACATTTAGTTTTGTGGATGATATATTCGGTAGTAATGGTAACGGTAACAGCTACATTGGTGCCACGAATAGCAATATTGGACACCAGAATGGCGAGGTAAGCAGCACCCCCCGCAGATATTCTCAGACACAAAAGCCTCAATATAATTATCACCATCAATCGGAAGACATAATCAGGAATGCGTTCCCTGAAGGCAACATCATCTCG CACATATATCCGGAGACGCAGcgacaaaaaaatattcaactcTGGCAAGAATACACCCGGTCATTTCGCTACAATTCCAACTACAGCGATCGCATTTATAACAATATCGCAAATGCAATCGTAGGCAACAAAGATACTCTCGCCTCTTACGGGCCCGGTCGAATATTAAACatgaacaagaaaaacaactcGCGGATAAGTGAGAAAGCTGTCAATGCGATGCAGCTTAATCAcaaaaatatcgaaaatatgAATGATACAAATTTTAAGGGCCTATGA